One Triticum dicoccoides isolate Atlit2015 ecotype Zavitan chromosome 4B, WEW_v2.0, whole genome shotgun sequence genomic window carries:
- the LOC119296164 gene encoding RNA-binding protein CP29B, chloroplastic-like, with translation MAATLFSISLSPQFLSLPSSFSSFKQAPSAFFPSKTPLHRAHASAGWRHPLAPLAVSVSSHVKTEVAHEFSEDLRVFVGNLPFSVDSDQLAGLFEQAGSVEMVEVICDKLTGRSRGFGFVTMSTVEEVEEAVERLNGYVLDGRSLKVNSGPPPPKDQSSPRGFREQSGGFRQQSSRGPGGGDNRVYVGNLSWNVDDSALANLFNQQGSVLGARVIYDRESGRSRGFGFVTYGTSDEVEKAVSNLDGSDLDGRQIRVTVAEARQPRREY, from the exons ATGGCGGCCACGCTcttctccatctccctctccccccagttcctctccctcccctcctccttctcctcatttaAGCAGGCCCCCTCCGCATTCTTTCCCTCGAAGACCCCGCTGCACCGTGCGCACGCCTCCGCGGGCTGGAGGCACCCGCTCGCGCCCTTGGCCGTGTCCGTGTCGTCACATGTCAAGACTGAGGTCGCCCATGAGTTCTCGGAGGACCTAAGGGTGTTCGTTGGCAACCTCCCCTTCAGCGTCGACAGCGACCAGCTAGCCGGCCTATTCGAGCAGGCTGGCTCCGTCGAGATGGTCGAG GTTATCTGTGACAAATTGACTGGACGTAGCCGTGGATTTGGGTTTGTAACTATGTCTACTGTCGAAGAGGTTGAGGAGGCAGTTGAGCGGCTCAATGGCTAT GTGCTTGATGGTAGAAGTTTGAAGGTGAATTCAGGGCCGCCACCACCCAAGGACCAATCCTCACCAAGAGGATTTAGAGAGCAATCAGGCGGATTCAGGCAGCAATCTTCACGTGGGCCCGGTGGTGGGGACAATAGGGTGTATGTGGGTAATCTTTCTTGGAATGTCGATGACTCAGCTCTTGCAAACTTGTTCAATCAGCAAGGGAGTGTCTTGGGGGCCAGAGTCATCTATGACAGGGAGAGTGGGAGGTCAAGGGGATTTGGTTTTGTCACATATGGTACTAGTGATGAAGTTGAGAAAGCAGTATCTAATCTTGACGGCTCT GACTTGGATGGAAGACAGATCCGTGTTACAGTAGCAGAAGCGAGACAACCTAGGCGAGAATATTAA